The segment TAAGCAAAGCTATGTATTTACGAGGTCTTCTGTTACGGATATGGACAACGTGAAGTTTGTGTCTGACGATGTGTCTGATTTTATTCAGCACTTAAAACACGGAGAAGGAAAAGACGTTTGGATTGTGGGTGGAGGAGAATTATTGCATACTTTTCTACAAGAAAAACTGCTAGACGAACTTATCCTAACCGTTGCCCCAACTATTTTAGGTAATGGAATTCCATTATTTAAAAAAGGCGATTACCAATTAGATCTTTTCTTGAAAAAAACGAAGCGATTTAATCAATTTGTTGAATTGCATTATGAAGTGAAAAGGTGAATAGAATTAGAAAAAGGGATGATGTAAGGCAACAGCTCTTCTATTAGAGCTGTTTTTTCTTGGCGTGCCTTTAAAACCAATGCCACTGAAAAGGATATATCCATTTTTTTCAATGTAATGATCCACCCAATGAA is part of the Virgibacillus dokdonensis genome and harbors:
- a CDS encoding dihydrofolate reductase family protein, with the protein product MKQHRNVVLFIAASLDGYIATKDDSLEWLFQVDGEGDNGFAAFYETVDTVLMGKRTYDWIMEQGMQEFPYKNKQSYVFTRSSVTDMDNVKFVSDDVSDFIQHLKHGEGKDVWIVGGGELLHTFLQEKLLDELILTVAPTILGNGIPLFKKGDYQLDLFLKKTKRFNQFVELHYEVKR